AGTGTAAGAAAAGTGTAAAAGGGAAAAAGGAAAGTATAGAAGGGAAGTATACAACCAACTTTAACAATGAAGTACCAGCCAATGGCTTCTATATCTTCATACAACTTCCCACACATACTCATAACATGCACGTATATAAACTAGCACACTTTTCCATTCACAATGGTGCACATAGATTAGCATAcactgttttcaatataaaatacacaatcaTAATTACTTGCACAAattcccaaactaaatacataTTCTCATACTACATATAATTTAGATTTTGAACACATATGTTCACATTCACAATTAATAATTCAACTACAATTCAACAAAATActgtaatacatacacaaatacataCTTCTGCTAGTTAGGGAAACAACTCTCAAACAAAGGTACATAACACAAAATCCATTCCCGTTACATTAGCATTAATTTTTACAGACTTTGGTTTACTATGTATTATCAAATTAGCATTTTaacctgtataatatgatgatAAAATAGTGTCTTTGATGCAGTTTGACCAGGTAGTGTAACTGTGTTAAGGATAGCCCTAGTTTCCTCTGGTCCatgacaccagacatggtgtttgCTGTGTATCTGTACTGTGATATTTGGTGGGAGTATATGAagattatgatatttttatgttatcaGACAGCTATGTACCGGGGAGTACAGAAGAGATGGAGTGCCTATTGGCTACAAAGGATGTATATTCCACAGGTGAGGTGCACAGCTGCATAAATATATTCCCatatctgggcccagttgttcaaaaggtgattagcttaatcacttgattagtgaaaatctcatttcttcTTTACTTCAaatcatatatgtgtatattctTCAAAGTCAGCAGGTATGAAGAGTCTGGTAGGTGTTATAGTTTCAGAAAAGTTTGTCAAataagttttaccagaaattattttatcaagattttgatattgatgttaacataagcctaatcaccttttgaacaaccggGCCCAGGTGTGGAATATCGTGTTGTAATAGCTCTGTCAGTATAGACATAGAGCATTTGACAAAATGGACCTCAGGTGAAGATTGGAGGTGTGTGGTTTGATTCCTACCTGGGGCAGTTTGCGTTTCTCAAGAGTCCGAGGTCATGCACTGAAATATGTTGCTATAGTTGCATCCTTGTTAAGACACAATTTGCGCTTAGTCTTGATAGCAAGCATGACAGCACAGGCCTCTAATTATTACTCTGTGAGGTGGCCTCCAGCAACACATGTTAAACGAGGTACATAAGACCTTCACTAACCTGAATGTTTCAGGGTTTGTTACTACTGAGATGAAAACATTTGAGCCTTTTTTCCAGAATCATTAAAGACTTCATGGTGCAAGGAGGTGACTTTGTAAATGTAAGTGAATATTTAATTTCCTTAAAAGGTATCAAATGCTGATCTCAAAAGTTCTAATAAGTAATGCACCCTTATAAATTTTTTTAGTAATTCTAAAGTTTTTAGAAGCCTTATTTGCATGATACTatagaattttataattttaattgataaatataaaataaaaaaattaggTTAAACCTTTAATCTTTTGTCCAAATTACTTTGTGGATCCTGTGTGACTGATAAATGGTGACACATTTGCATTTTAATACATGCACATTGTATTTCGTTTTATAGCAAGATGGAACAGGAGTCTGCAGTACATACGGTGGAACATTTGCTGATGAAAACTTCAAAAGAAGTCATTGTGGTCCGGGAATCCTTTCTATGGTGTGTACACTATATTCATTCTTTGGACATGTTATCAATGGTAGTAGACCAAGACAAGTATTTAGATTTATTTGATTCTATGACAATCCCTCTTCTGAAAAAATGgatgaaactaaacaaaaaGTAGGTAGGTTGGTAAGATTTGTCATTTAACCAATACAAAATTCAATGCTTATATAAGaatgattttgtttaacttAGATAGCCTGCTTTAGAATTACAGTGAAATTTTATGCTAGAAACAAAAAAATAGTGTCGATAGAGTAACAAGAAACATTTTTTGAAGCTGTTTTTGTGATGCCTGCACTAATTGGGTATTTTTGTGATGCCTGCACTAATGGGGTATTTTTGTGAGGCCTGCACTAATGGGGTATTTTTGTGATGTCTGCACTAATTGGGTATTTTTGTGATGCCTGCACTACATTGTAATTGGGTATTTTTGTGATGCCTGCACTAATTGGGTATTTTTGTGATGCCTGCACTAATTGGGTATTTTTGTGATGCCTGCACTAATGGAGTATTTTTTTGTCATTGCCGTGGTGTTGCATTAGTttttaacagaacaaaagtaaaacaaaatctgTCTCAGGTTCTACGTGTTGAAATCAATTTGCCATTTTTGGGAGTAAATCTTTGTAAACACGCAGATGAAGAAGCTTTGATTAATGAACGTAGAAACATTTagataaagggaggtaaccttTACAGCCTGTATATCAAGGAAGTTTCCCTGCCAGTTCATGGTGGCTTTTCATGTTAAACTCATCTTTGATGTTTGTTTAACAGACTCACTTTGACTATGTTAGTTGTAGATAATGTTGTGGTTTTGCCCAATTCTCTTCTTTGCCTTTGCGGCAGTAACCAGTGCATCTGATCGTCACAGGGCTGCTTTGATTGCCAGTCTGCCATTCTTCAAAACACACGAGTTTGTGCTTGTGtatatgacatattttctgTTGCTCCTTCACATAACTGTATTGGAACAATTTCCTGTAATAATGGGGAGTTTCCTGGATTTGAATACAATTACAAAAAGCTATGGTATTGAATCTCACATTACATCGTTATTAGGTTATACATACTatcattcaacatatttttgtaattttatcatAATTCAAAGAAGCTTTAAtttacaaattgataaaattttcAGTAAGATGAAGTGTAGTAATATCTTCATATTCACCCTCATAACATCAGTTTGTGATGTTGGTACAGATTTGTCAGTgttgtttctgtaataaattgTTGTAATCAGAATGTTAATATCTTAATATACAATCCTATAGGCTAACAGCGGAAAGGACAGCAATGGATGTCAGTTCTTCATCACCTGTGCTGCCTGTGATTTCCTCGACAACAAACATGTGGTGTTTGGTAAGTTTCCAGCCCTGGTAGACTACAAGGGATGTTAGCAATTGAACCCTTTGTTCTCAGGTAAAAGGCTggaatatatactatacatgtatattttgtatatatatatatacatgtaacagtgtggacaatgaaaaatgtcaaaaatgttcgaggcaatctgcccctttatcaagataCAGAGAATACAagtacaatcacataatatataaacagtactagaaaatacaataCGATACAGTAAGACTAGTATTTATGGTAGTAGTTGAAATAAAAACCATGAACTCTTCGGCTGGCGTGGGCCAAAGGGGATGAACAGCTAGGGCCATGTTCTATAATGGAATGATATGTGACCCGGGCATTCAAATGCCGAAGTGTTAATAGATGTTTcgtatatagggtctagtaagtaataacaaCGGTAAGGTCCAATATAGGTTCTGGATCCCAACAAACCGATGTTCACTGGATGAGAACTACTGGAAACAGATCATTGgtcatgtagtaataacgacagtacagacaagtaaatagTCAAATTCTCGAGGCAATTTGCCCCTTTATCCAGACTCAAATAAAGTACAAACAATCACATATcgacatagaacatggaacagttaaaCAAGTTTAGTAGATAAATAATGAACAATATTGTGTTTGTGTTAATGATCTCTTGGTCGATAATTAATTCGCCTAAGgcctattgtaatatatatcggTATGAATCCTGACCCTAGTTTCACTAGCTTTCCTTAACCTAAGGAAATTTCTAGTAATGAACTGAAGAATTTCCAAAGAAAAGTTTTTTTGGATTTAAGGAACAAATTTTGCAGTAATGTATTCCTGTCCCGGGACATTTCAAGGTATTTCTTAAAGTTAAGGAATGTATGCGAAACTGGGGCCAGGTATAGTTTGTAACCTAAAACAGGAGTttataaatataggtaattGTAGGTTTTATAttcaattgaaattatatacAGACTTTGAATCAAAGTTTTTGCATATAATGAAATCCTGGGGACTCTTAGAATTTGTTCATAATAACCGGGCTTCAGTTAAACCGGGTTTTCTAATATGCACCCAAGATACTTTtagtttttgaaatgttttaattgcTGTAAGTTAAATAAAATTGGTTGGATTTATTCAATTTCTCAAATTAATTGATACCGAAATATTAACTACAGTGTAGTCTATATCTATCTATTTGAGAATCATTGCTGAAATAAATTTGGAATTCATATTGTCTTTACAGGGAAGGTTATTGACGGTCTGCTAGTTTTGCGGAAGATTGAAAATGTACCAACAGGGCCAAACAACAAGCCAAGGATTGCTGTGATTATCTCGGAATGTGGGAGAAATGTGACACCTCCTAAAATTGGTGACTCATCGAAAAATAAGGCGGCTATATACTGTGAATGACCTAAACTCATCAGTGTAGTTTTGGTGACATCAGTCATCAACGTGCAAGGCCATGTTACTTGGCTTTACGTTATGCATGTTTAACTATAAACTAGTAGTTAATGGCGGCTGATGCTCTGAATTATTCACAGATTAATGTGACTTTTAGACTTATCTATTCTCTCACTTGTTTTCAGTCAAAATGTTTTAGCTGATCATTAAACAAGACAGTTAAAGTTATGAGATTCATCTTCctatagaaatgtttttttcaaattatcatGAAGCTGAAGAAAAATCtattatcattttcaatttgGGAGCAACAACATGTTGAGACTTTGTTACCTtgtgtcatatatatacatgttgatatatgaCATTGTGTACTTTCTTTCGTTTGGTCTTTAAACTATACACTAATTAAGTTAGTGTATCAAAtggaaacatattttgttattatcatgTCCACACATTTTCGTTTTGCATGTGACCAAAAAAAGTCACAAGAGGAGAACGATAGTGTTACATTCCTGGTGGTATCGTCAGCATTTCTCGTTAAAGTTTTACACTTAGATATTTTACTCAAAAAGTTTTAAGTTCAACTGTAACCAAACttggtatattgttatatcagATGGTGGATATCTCAACACAGTGCAAAAACTTTGATTCAAAGTAGAGGGTGGGTTGTTTCAAAGTAGAGGGTGAACTTATTTAAAGTAGAGGGTTGGCTTATTGTAGTACATTGAAATTGCATTTAACTTGTTAACATTTTTGCTGAAAATTGACATGGGCACACTTTTTATTGGACATTGGCTTATTGCTAGATAAATCTAATGCATTTCAAATGTCCTGTAAGTGTACTGAATGTATGGTGACAGTGAAATAAAGATGATTACAAACTTGATGTATACTggatatatatactaaatatgttttgtttgtgttaatgATGTTTTCTCAAAATGTTCACTTTTCTACATGTTTTATGATCTTGACATTTAAATGTTCCAACAACTGAGGATTTTGTCCATAAGAATGTGTACactgtattacaaaataaaaacctGATGTCATACAGTCTCCCTCAAAATAAGGAGACATTTTGGAGATAGGGATAATAACTTTCTAAAATTAGTATTTAATGATCGATTTACATGAAGTTTGGTAAGTGTGTTCAATTTGCAACACATTACACTGAAGTAAAACTGTCAAGGTCATTAGGCCGaaaggtcaaattttgtttcttttcactGGTGAATATTTGGTTATGATCAAGCAAAATTGGTCGAAATAAATCAAGGACTCAAAAgatcaaagttcaaggtcactgggtcagaggcaatgaacattttgttatgatatgAAGCTAAGTCAAAATAGATATGGGGAGGTAAAATTAGAACTGATCATGAAGATAAATAAAGGAAgatgaaaatcaataaaaaagagTTAGTTTCTAGTCCCTGAACATCAATCAAGGGGTTGAGGATTTGTTACTAGTCCCTAAACATCAAACAAGGGGTTGAGGATTTGTTTCTAGTCCCTGAACATCAAACAAGGGGTTGAGGATTTGTTACTAGTCCCTAAACATCAAACAAGGGGTTGAGGATTTGTTACTAGTCCCTAAACATCAAACAAGGGGTTGAGGATTTGTTTCTAGTCCCTGAACATCAAACAAGGGGTTGAGGATTTGTTACTAGTCCCTAAACATCAAACAAGGGGTTGAGGATTTGTTACTAGTCCCTAAACATCAAACAAGGGGTTGAGGATTTGTTACTAGTCCATAAACATCAAATAACATAAAACACACTGCAATTGCATAATAAAGATAAAGTACACTTGCATTTGTTGTAAGCAAAGGTCATCAAAGGTCATCTCACATTCAACAGCTACCACCAAAACCTCAGCTACTGATATCTAAGACTGGTATTCAACATCTATCATCAAGGTTAGGTTCTACCACCAAAAATTGACATTTAGCTTCTAACATAAATGATTGGTATTCCACTACTATAATCAATGACTTGTTTTGTGTCTACAAGCAAAAACTCATTCTTGATCTGCTACCATCAAAGATTGATATCTGTCATCAAAGACTGATATTAATCCATTTTCTACTATCAAACACTGATTATCTACTATCAAAGACTGATATCAATTATCTACCATCAAAGACTGATATCCATCATCTACCATCAAAGACTGATATCCATCATCTACTATCAAAGACTGATATCCTACTATCAAAGACAGATATCCATCATCTACCATCAAAGACTGATATCCATTATCTACCATCAAAGACAGATATCCATTATCTACCATCAAAGACAGATATCCATCATCTACCATCAAAGACTGATATCCATTATCTACCATCAAAGACAGATATCCATTATCTACCATCAAAGACTGATATCCATTATCTACCATCAAAGACAGATATCATCATCTACCATCAAAGACAGATATCCATTATCTACCATCAAAGACAGATATCCATCATCTACCATCAAAGACTGATATTCATCATCTACCATCAAATACTGATATCCATTATCTACCATCAAAGACAGATATCCATCATCTACTATCAAAGACTGATATCCTACTATCAAAGACTGATATCCATTATCTACTATCAAAGACTGATATCCTACTATCAAAGACTGATATCCATTATCTACCATCAAAGACTGATATCCATCATCTACCATCAAAGACAGATATCCATCATCTACCATCAAAGACTGATATTCATCATCTACCATCAAATACTGATATCCATTATCTACCATCAAAGACTGATATCCATTATCTACTATCAAAGACTGATATCCATCATCTACCATCAAAGACTGATATCCATCATCTACTATCAAAGACTGATATCAATTATCTACCATCAAAGACTGATATCCATCATCTACCATCAAAGACTGATATCCATTATCTACCATCAAAGACTGATATCCATCATCTACCATCAAAGACTGATATCCATCATCTACTATCAAAGACTGATATCAATTATCTACCATCAAAGACTGATATCCATCATCTACCATCAAAGACTGATATCCATCATCTACCATCAAAGACTGATATCCATCATCTACTATCAAAGACTGATATCCATCATCTACCTTCAAAGACTGATATCCATTATCTACCATCAAAGACTGATATCCATCATCTACCATCAAAGACTGATATCCATTATCTACCATCAAAGACAGATATCCATCATCTACCATCAAAGACAGATATCCATTATCTACCATCAAAGACTGATATCCATTATCTACTATCAAAGACTGATATCCATCATCTACCATCAAAGACTGATATCCTACCATCAAAGACTGATATCCATTATCTACTATCAAAGACTGATATCCTACTATCAAAGACTGATATCCATCATCTACCATCAAAGACAGATATCCATTATCTACCATCAAAGACTGATATCCATTATCTACCATCAAAGACTGATATCCATCGTCTACCATCAAAGACAGATATCCATTATCTACCATCAAAGACTGATATCCATTATCTACCATCAAAGACAGATATCCATCATCTACCATCAAAGACTGATATCCATCATCTACCATCAAAGACTAATATCCATCATCCACCATCAAAGACTGATATCCATTATCTACCATGAAACACTGATATCAAAAATCTACCATGAAACACTGATATCCATCATCTACCAGCAAAGACTGATATCCATCATCTACCATCATAGACTGATATCCATCATCTACTATCAAAGACTGATATCCATCATCTACCATCAAAGACTGATATCCATCATCTACTATCAAAGACTGATATCCATTATCTACCATCAAGGACTGATATCCATCATCTACTATCAAAGACAGATATCCATCATCTACTATCAAAGACTGATATCCATCATCTACCATCAAAGACTGATATCCATCATCTACCATCAATAACTGATATCCATTATCTACCATCAAAGACAGATATCCATCATCTACTATCAAAGACTGATATCCATCATCTACCATCAAAGTCTGATATCCATCATCTACCATCAAAGACCGATATCCATCATCTACCATCAAAGACAGATATCCATCATCTACCATCAAAGACTGATATCCATTATCTACCATCAAAGAGAGATATCCATTATCTACCATCAAAGACTGATATCCATCATCTACCATCAAAGACTGATATCCATCATCTACCATTAAAGACTGATATCCATCATCTACTATCAAAGACTGATATCCATTATCTACTATCAAAGACTGATATCCATCATCTACCATCAAAGACTGATATCCACCATCTACTATGAAAGAGATTTCCATTCAACTTCTATACTTCCAACCCGAAGCCCGCCATTACACGAAATCGGAAGATATTTTGGAGTAGAGTCTGGCCAATACACGTTATCAGCATTGTTGGTTGATATACAGCAGCGTCGTTAAAGTCAACTCATATCAAACGCCCCTTATAATGTTCTTTAAGCTGACAACCAAACGAAAATATTGTCGGGGAAGATAAGTGTGTTCTCTGAGAATACGTGACTTTTTTGTTTCCCTATAATGTCTCCtgaaaaatatagataataGATGTTTGGAAAGATTTCAATTTCTGAACGACAAAGTGGACACAAATTTATGGGCCGCTtcctgaaaaacaaaacaacgttCTGCAAATGGGGAAATGGTGATATACAACTGTCATACGTTGGAACAAACACGACAGTCGACCCTAGTTATCTCGAAATCATTTTGGTCATAAAAAAACCTTCGAGAAATTCGAATCTTCGAGGTCTTTGAGTTATTAGAGTTCGATAACGAGGTTCAAAACGATTCTTCCTCAGAGTTTGGCTataccagagacgtatataccagaGATATACAAGTCACTGGCTATACAAAGCAGTTGTTCCGTCAGACTTTTATCCAATAACGAAAATTTCGACACACGACCGAGTTCCTTTCCTATGACAACGCCCTTTTACAGTAGGAATGCTATATTGCGACttgattttgtaatatttctggCGCTGAGTAATTATAACATTTCGGTACAAATCACTTTTTGGATTTATTTTATAGTTTCGCTTTGAAAAGAAGCAAACAATTCTTTAGCAtatctagcccgagtttcctctggccctgacactacctacaccagacatggtgtcagggccagaggaaactcgggctaactgTGATCGGGGTAAGttattgttttatagatataaaataaaaacacataattTTCGTTTATGATGGTTTTTGGTACATCTGTTATTCGGTAAAGAAGACTAGGGGAATCTCTAATATTTTGAAAGtgtgtaatgtgttatgtgtatttACGCTGAAACGCACATTGAATTAAAACATTTGTTAATATATGATTCCTGTCATAGATTCGCGCGGTTCTGTAGGACATGTAACATGTTTGGCCTGTATTACGTAATAAGGGGGCCGCGgcggccgagtggttaaggtgtcactaaccctccacctctgggttgcgagttcgaaaccataggtcggtgttttttctccgggtactccggctttcctcctcAACCTCCAGAACccaggcatgtccttaaatgatcctggctgttaaacaaaataaacaaaaccaaacgtAATGAAgagataacaacatatatataactcgTAAAAGCGACACAGTGCAACACGTTATAACGAAAACagataaatttaataaatttgttttgtatGGTGTGTTACAACAGTTTGACACTAGCTATATAGAGCTACATATATTTTAAGGGTAGACAAATGAAAACATCAACTGCATAATAcaaatttgtaaatataaaaagtGACAAAACATtcaccaaataaaaaaaaagtaaatataacTCTTTATTCCgtcatttacattaaaaaaattcaagGTGTGAAATCGCAGTATACAAAATGATTTAATAACATGATCCACtgtaacaatatacaattatacacaggcaaaatgtcttcatgtcaattcaggtcaatttcaggtccatttttttcaggtcaaattgacatgaagacattttgcctgtgtaatgtttaattaatacaatcaatattttcacgataagaaaaaaataataatttgttgGTATTATAGTACACTTTAAGATGGGAAATGGAATGACAACACTTTGAAATAAATACCTAGGGTATACGTTGTTGTTCCTTATTTGTTCTGTCCCTTTCTATCTTTATTTCCGTCTTccttaaaatacaatataagttAAAATAATCTGTTGCGTGACGAATTTTGTATATATCCCCTTGTTACGGAAGGGCGTAAGTAAGTTGTTCAACTTTTGTCCAATCCTTTTGCTTTTAtctgcaataaaattgatttaaactaaacTATACATAGGTACTATTATGTATTATAGATTTTAGACTTTAGAGATACAAACGTTATTACAAGGATTTACACACGTAATTACTAGGATTAAAAACGTAATTTGTTCCAGTTTTTGGTAGATTTATATCTTCCTGAGAACAAATTTCCCACACATATTGTagagtgtatatatatcaacatcaaatatcttaacattttaacatttcattttcttctgAAATGCCCGGTTTGCTTTCATTCAATTATCACTAAACCTGTTTATGGAATTTTGCTACAAGTATTAGGTATCGCTAATATAAGCTGTTAGTACCTGTTACCATCGTCGTAAGGCACCTTTTTTTGCATACAGTAGGTaagatacatgtaccttgtttaattttgtaaaaaatcaTCGATAATTCGACCATCTataaatcagagacctatattaattttagtatataggtctctgtataAATCATGTAAACCGCTTTATGGTAGATTTAATTATGTAGTTATGGAATTATTTATCgatatccataaatcaattATGaatcgatttatggatatccatagaTAGTGAATTGTTCCCTTCCTTGGCTAGCCATAGTACTGGGAACTGGGtacgtacaaatgtacatgtacacattctTCTAATTGGTCTACACGGCACAATGGAACCAAGTACGCCTTACGTGTGCAGTGCGTGAGAAGGGCGATAACTCCCACGGCACAATAGAACCAAGTACGCCTTACGCGCGCGGTGCAtgagaagggagataactctcctGTTGTTTAATAAATGAAAACTAAATTTAGATACTGAAGAATAAGTCATTGTAACTagtatgtaaacaaaatatagcaatatttgttaaatgttatt
This genomic stretch from Pecten maximus chromosome 16, xPecMax1.1, whole genome shotgun sequence harbors:
- the LOC117345318 gene encoding peptidyl-prolyl cis-trans isomerase H-like, with product MHETTSKENPIVFFDITIGNTEVGRIKFELFADAVPRTAENFRQLCTGEYRRDGVPIGYKGCIFHRIIKDFMVQGGDFVNQDGTGVCSTYGGTFADENFKRSHCGPGILSMANSGKDSNGCQFFITCAACDFLDNKHVVFGKVIDGLLVLRKIENVPTGPNNKPRIAVIISECGRNVTPPKIGDSSKNKAAIYCE